CGGCGACGTCGCTGCGCGCCGGGTTGAGGATGTCGCGCTCCTCCTCGTCGAGGTGGTGCAGCAGCGTCTCGCTGAGCTCGTGGAGGTCGTGGCCGGCCTCCTTGGTGTAGAGGTCGGTGGCCTCGAGCAGCCGGAGCAGCGCCTCGTAGATCTCGCGGTGCTCCTCCTCGCCGTGCTCCGCCTCGTGCTCGTCGATGGCGTCCGTGCGCCGCAGCTGCGGGTAGACGTCGCTCTCCTCGGCCTCCCCGTGCGCCACCAGCAGCTCCGCCAGCCGCCCCCGCAGCAGGTCGCGGTCGTTCTGGTCGTTGCGCA
This genomic interval from Nocardioides scoriae contains the following:
- a CDS encoding hemerythrin domain-containing protein — translated: MTSALPEITRPESGDVVELILDDHRTFEALLRELRNDQNDRDLLRGRLAELLVAHGEAEESDVYPQLRRTDAIDEHEAEHGEEEHREIYEALLRLLEATDLYTKEAGHDLHELSETLLHHLDEEERDILNPARSDVAEADRARLGAAWAARRNELLARGCGSLEQVRALLDA